A genomic stretch from Betaproteobacteria bacterium includes:
- a CDS encoding sterol desaturase family protein: MRIDWRKWIETVLRFGLYPLLLGTTLWYAWVELNQPAGQLGRYYGYYLSGLVGLMVLVEALHPLRRDWKMTTASFFRRDLPFLLIGSTTLGLANYAGGWAILHYRLARGDSHAALLLVPAVILALIIPDFLWYWLHRLSHEGKGRLGRWLWWVHAPHHLPQQVYVMMHVVAHPLNTIAVRLILTAPLFFLGFSTEAMFVASLILGLQGLVSHFNVDIRVGWLNYVLVGTELHRYHHSADVAEAMNYSAVVPLWDILFGTFVYRPDVLPRALGVGNPAEYPADREILRVLGLPFARPQQSLRIDWASAKC; the protein is encoded by the coding sequence ATGAGAATCGATTGGAGGAAATGGATCGAAACGGTCCTCAGGTTCGGGCTGTATCCGCTATTGCTCGGCACGACGCTCTGGTACGCGTGGGTCGAACTGAATCAACCCGCGGGCCAATTGGGGAGATATTACGGCTACTACCTGTCCGGGCTGGTCGGCCTCATGGTGCTCGTCGAGGCGCTGCATCCGCTGCGCAGGGACTGGAAGATGACCACGGCCAGTTTCTTCCGGCGCGATCTGCCGTTCCTACTTATCGGCAGCACGACGCTCGGGCTTGCCAATTACGCGGGGGGTTGGGCGATCCTGCACTACAGGCTCGCGCGTGGCGACTCGCACGCCGCGCTGCTCCTGGTGCCGGCGGTGATCCTTGCACTGATCATTCCGGATTTTCTGTGGTATTGGCTGCACCGCTTGAGCCACGAAGGCAAGGGCCGGCTTGGCCGGTGGCTGTGGTGGGTACACGCCCCGCATCATCTGCCGCAACAGGTCTATGTCATGATGCATGTCGTCGCACACCCGCTTAATACGATCGCCGTCCGACTCATCCTCACCGCGCCGCTGTTCTTCCTCGGATTCTCGACCGAGGCGATGTTCGTGGCGAGCCTGATACTGGGGCTGCAGGGCTTGGTGTCGCACTTCAACGTGGATATCCGGGTCGGCTGGCTGAATTACGTGCTGGTCGGTACCGAGTTGCACCGCTACCACCACAGCGCCGATGTGGCGGAAGCGATGAACTACAGCGCCGTGGTGCCGTTGTGGGACATCCTTTTTGGCACTTTCGTCTACCGCCCGGACGTTCTGCCGCGCGCATTGGGCGTGGGCAACCCAGCGGAATACCCGGCGGACCGGGAGATTCTCCGCGTTCTTGGGCTTCCGTTCGCGCGGCCGCAACAAAGCTTGCGAATCGATTGGGCCTCAGCGAAGTGTTGA
- a CDS encoding MerR family transcriptional regulator translates to MHPIFTARTHREDPYLYIGKVAQITGASRKAIRLYEAMGLMPAPARRGKYRVYSERDVFLVHVLKYSQSFGFKLSEMKELVSARVSDKRFPLKLANALFDRKRASLAAQIDAIRDLEKRLVAMQREMNRRFA, encoded by the coding sequence ATGCACCCTATCTTCACTGCCCGGACCCACCGGGAAGACCCTTACTTATATATCGGCAAGGTCGCGCAAATTACCGGTGCCTCGCGCAAAGCCATACGCCTTTACGAGGCAATGGGGCTGATGCCGGCGCCCGCACGGCGCGGGAAGTACCGTGTGTACTCCGAGCGCGACGTGTTTCTGGTGCACGTTCTCAAGTACTCGCAGTCGTTCGGGTTCAAGCTGTCCGAGATGAAGGAATTGGTTTCCGCCAGGGTGAGCGATAAGCGATTCCCGCTGAAGCTTGCCAACGCCCTCTTCGATCGGAAGCGCGCGTCGCTGGCTGCGCAGATTGATGCCATCCGCGATCTCGAGAAGCGCCTCGTTGCCATGCAACGCGAGATGAACCGCCGGTTCGCATGA